The Microcaecilia unicolor chromosome 6, aMicUni1.1, whole genome shotgun sequence genome includes a window with the following:
- the BTBD17 gene encoding BTB/POZ domain-containing protein 17 yields MSGAEQRGIGSCGRCLAVATVSLLCIAARAVQCLSSPAPPKFDPGGNVPAAIINHSLMLIQRLQELLNNANTSDSTLRVLSSGSEEVKVFHTHQLLLSLQSEVLESLFYNQTTVTLQEPMDCALLFEKFIRYLYTGELAVHPNQAIPLHQLASKYRVAALQRGVTDYMKNHLVSESSQGHVVSWYHYALKTGDEGLQERCLQFLAWNLSAVISSSEWVSVSDNLMVSLLQRSDLVVQTELELYNAIEEWISKKNPDAPIVEKVLRTIRYAMISPIHLFHIQKTSLLLDRYYSRVQDLFFQAFQFHSASPLHFFKYFDVNCSMFVPRNYLSASWGSQWIINNPARDDRSTSFQTQLGPSSHDVGKRVTWNLLFSPRWLPVSLRPVYSDSVANTMQSVRIEDGRPRLVITPAMSSSDFAGVSFQKTILVGIRRQQGKLYVKHVYNFHQSTDEVADFLGQADLQKRTSEYLIDNSLYLHIIIKPVYHSLITAKK; encoded by the exons ATGAGCGGGGCGGAGCAGCGGGGGATCGGGAGCTGCGGGCGCTGCCTGGCCGTCGCCACCGTCTCTTTGCTCTGCATCGCTGCCCGAGCAG TTCAGTGTTTGTCTTCTCCCGCTCCTCCCAAGTTTGATCCGGGTGGTAATGTTCCTGCAGCCATCATTAACCATTCGCTGATGCTCATCCAGCGTTTGCAAGAGCTCCTGAACAACGCCAATACCAGTGACAGCACGCTGAGGGTCCTTTCCAGCGGCTCTGAGGAGGTCAAGGTCTTTCACACTCACCAGCTGCTCCTCAGCCTGCAGAGCGAGGTCTTGGAGAGCCTCTTCTACAACCAGACCACAGTGACGCTTCAGGAACCTATGGACTGCGCCCTTCTCTTTGAGAAGTTTATTAG GTATCTGTATACAGGGGAGCTTGCCGTACATCCCAACCAAGCCATCCCCCTGCATCAGCTAGCTAGTAAGTATCGTGTGGCTGCCCTTCAGCGAGGGGTGACTGACTACATGAAGAATCACTTGGTCAGTGAATCGAGCCAGGGACATGTTGTCAGCTGGTACCATTACGCCCTGAAGACCGGCGATGAGGGTCTTCAGGAGAGGTGCCTGCAATTCCTGGCTTGGAACCTGTCTGCAGTCATCAGTAGCAGTGAGTGGGTGTCCGTGAGCGACAACCTCATGGTTTCACTGCTCCAGCGTTCAGATCTTGTCGTTCAGACGGAGCTGGAACTCTACAACGCCATtgaggagtggataagcaagaaGAACCCTGATGCGCCCATCGTCGAGAAAGTGCTGCGAACCATTCGATACGCCATGATCTCGCCAATCCACTTGTTCCACATTCAGAAGACGTCGCTGCTGCTGGACAGATATTACAGCCGCGTCCAGGATTTGTTCTTCCAAGCCTTCCAGTTTCATTCAGCTTCACCGTTACACTTTTTCAAGTACTTTGATGTAAATTGTAGTATGTTCGTCCCTCGGAACTATCTTTCCGCCTCCTGGGGGTCCCAGTGGATCATCAACAATCCAGCACGGGACGATCGTAGCACCAGCTTTCAAACTCAGCTGGGGCCCAGCAGTCATGATGTCGGTAAGAGAGTGACCTGgaacctccttttctccccccgaTGGCTCCCGGTCAGTCTGCGACCCGTCTATTCGGACTCTGTAGCCAATACGATGCAGTCTGTGCGTATTGAGGACGGCAGACCCAGGCTTGTCATCACCCCAGCAATGAGCAGTTCAGATTTTGCCGGTGTCAGCTTCCAGAAGACCATCCTTGTTGGAATCAGAAGGCAGCAGGGGAAACTGTATGTGAAGCATGTCTATAACTTCCATCAGAGTACTGATGAGGTGGCTGACTTCCTCGGTCAGGCTGATTTGCAGAAACGGACCTCTGAGTACCTCATTGACAACTCTCTTTACCTGCACATTATTATCAAACCTGTGTATCACTCACTGATCACAGCCAAGAAATGA